Within Mycobacterium heckeshornense, the genomic segment CCACGCTCCAGCATCCGCGGCAGCACGGCCAGGCTGAGCCGCATCGGCGCGAAGAAGTTGACCCGCATGACGGCCTCCACCTCGGCGGGGTCCAAGACGGTGACGACGCGCCGCTTGGGAATTGCGGCGTTGTTGACCAACACGTCGATACCGCCGAGGGTCTCCCACGCCTCCAGGGCCAGCTGGCCGACCTTGGTGGTCTCGGCCAGATCGGCCACCCACATCGTCGACGCAGCCGACGTCCTGCGGCAGTCGGCCAGGACCTCGGCGAGACGCCGAGAGCGGCGGGCGATCAGCCCGACCACCGCGCCGCGGGCTGCCAACCGCCGGGCCAGCGCGGCCCCCACACCGGACGAGGCGCCGGTGAGCAGTACCCGCTTGCCCGCCACCGCGTACGCCATGGCCACAGCCTGGCGCGCCCGAGCGGCCATGGCAAGCAGTAACGGCCCAAGTTTGTTATATTGGCTAAGTAACGATGGGAGGTTGAATGATGACGCGCACCGACAATGACACCTGGGACCTGGCCTCGAGCGTGGGCGCAACCGCGACGATGGTCGCGACTGGCCGCGCGATGGCGACAAAGGCGGACCGTCCGCTGATCAACGATCCGTTCGCCGAGCCGCTGGTCCGCGCTGTGGGCATCGATCTGTTCACCCGGCTGGCCAGCGGCGAGTTGACCCCCGCCGATCTCGAGGACGGCGCGGGCGCCAACCGCATGGCCGACAACATGGCGGTCCGCACCAAGTTCTTCGACGAGTTCTTCCTCGACGCGACCAACGCCGGCATCACGCAGGCGGTGATCCTGGCTGCCGGATTGGACTCGCGGGCCTACCGACTGCCCTGGCCGGCCGGCACCACGGTGTACGAGATCGACCAGCCACAGGTCATCGAGTTCAAATCCCGGACCCTTGCCGAGCTGGGCGTCAAACCCACGGCGTTTCGGCGCGCGGTCGCGATCGATTTGCGCGACGACTGGCCGACGGCGCTGCGCGCGGCGGGCTTCGACCCGGACAAGCCGACGGCCTGGAGCGCCGAGGGGTTGCTGGGCTACTTGCCGCCCGAAGCCCAGGACCGTCTGTTGGACACGATCACCACGCTCAGCGCGCCCGGCAGCCGGATTGCCACCGAAAGCGGGCCTAACCGGGATCCGGCTGCCGTGGAGCGGATGAAGGAGCGGATGCGAACCATTTCCCAGCGCTGGCGTGAACACGGCCTGGACCTCGATATGACCGAGCTGATCTACTTCGGCGACCGCAACGAGGCCGCCCAGTACCTGGCCGACCACGGCTGGCAGCTAACCGGGACCAGCATCCGGGATCTGTTCGCCGCCAACGGGCTTCCGCCCGTCGACGACAACGACATACCGTTTGCCGACCGGCACTACGTCAGCGGCACGCTCGGGTAGGTGTGCCGGTGGCACGAACAGATGACGATACGTGGGATCTGGCTTCCAGCGTCGGCGCAACCGCGACGATGATCGCGGCGGGACGCGCGCTGGCCACCAACAGCGGTCTCATCGATGATCCGTTCGCCGCGCCACTCGTGCGCGCGGTGGGCTTGGAGTTCTTCGTCAAGATGATCGACGGCGTGCTCGACTTGTCGGAGATCGAGGACGCCTCGCCCGCGCGGATGCAGGCCATGATCGACGGGATCGCAGTGCGCACGAGGTATTTCGACGGCCATGTCATCGAAGCCATGAACGCCGGCGTGCGTCAGGCGGTGATTCTGGCCGCGGGGCTCGATGCACGCGCCTACCGGCTGGCCTGGCCCGTGGACACAGTGGTCTACGAGGTCGACCAGCCGCAAGTGATCGACTTCAAGACGGCCACGCTGGCCGGTCTCGGTGCCAAGCCGACAGCGACGCGGCGCACCGTCGGTATCGACTTACGGTCAGATTGGCCTGCTGCGTTGCGGGCGGCCGGCCTGGATCCCACGGTGCCCACCGTTTGGCTCGCCGAGGGTCTGCTGATCTATTTGCCTGCTCAGGCCCAGGACCGACTGTTCGACAACATCACCGCACTCAGTGTGCCGGGGAGCACTATCGCCACCGAATATGTCCCTGGCATCAAGGATTTCGACCCCGACCGGGCCCGCGAGCTGTCCCGCCCGCTTCGTGACCACGGCGTCGACATCGACATGCCGTCGCTGGTGTACGCCGGCGAACGCAGTCACGTCGTCGACTACCTCGAGGGCAAGGGATGGGACATGAGCAGCGTGTCCCGCACGCAACTGTTTGTGCGCGACGGATTCGATGTCCCCGCGGCCGAAGACGACGATCCGCTCGGCGAAATCATTTTCGTAAGCGGCAGACTGCGGGCCTAGAACCGTGTTTCTCCCAGCCACAGCGCGTTGGCACCGCTCAGCGCGCGCTCACTTTGCTCGATGACCCGGGCCACCGACCGGCTCAGCAGTGTGGCGACCGTGTCCGCCAGCGACACCGCTGCCGGCTGCGACGACGGACGCGGCCGCAGAAATTCCCACAGCGCCGAGCCCGGGTAGCTGACGACACGCACGTCGGCGTCCTCATCGAGGCCGGACAGGATCTTGGCGCGCCGCAACGCCGTTCGTAGCCCGCCGAGTTCGTCGACCAAGCCCCGCTCAAGCGCGTCTTCGCCAGTCCAGATCCGGCCCTGCGCAACGGCATCCACCGCCGCTGTGCTCATCTTGCGGCCCTCGGCCACACGCTGCACGAAGTCGGTGTAGCACAGGTCGGCTTCGGCCTCGACCTTGGCGCGTTGTTCGGGAGTAAACGGTGTGTCGATCGACTCGGCGTCGGCATTGGCGTTGGTGCGTACGGCGTCGGTTCTAAGGCCCAGCCTGTTCTTCAGGTCGCGGGCCACCAGCTTTCCGGCCATCACGCCGATCGAACCGGTGATGGTGCCCGGGTTGGCCACGATCGCGTCGGCGGCGGTCGAAATGTAGTACCCGCCGGAGGCCGCGACCGCGCCCATGGATGCCACGACGGGCTTGCCCCGCTCCCGGGCCTTGCCCACCGCGCGCCAGATGGTTTCCGCCGCATGGACCGTGCCGCCGGGGCTGTCGACTCGCAGCACTATCGCCGATACCGAATCAGCCGCCGCCGCCTCCCGAAGCGCGGCGGCGATGGCGTCGGCGCCGGCGGTGGAGGGACCCCAGGGCAACAGCCCAGGGCCGCCGCGCCCGCTGAGGATGTGACCGGACACGGTGACGACGGCAACGATGGGCTTGGGTTTGCGGCCGGGAATCGGTGGCGCCGGAGGGGTCAGCCGCGGCCCGCTCGCACGGGCATAGCGCGCCAGATACAGCCGCGGCGGTGCTTTTTCGTCCGTGTCGGCATCTCCGGTTTCCGGTGAAATCCCCTCTGCACCAACGAGTTGAGCGATACGGGCATACGCCTCGTCGCGGAAGCCGATACGGTCGACCAGACCCGCGGCTACCGCGTCGTCACGCAACAGCGGCGCCCGGTCGGCTAATGCGTCGACGGCTTCGGGCTCGAGCTTGCGCGACGCGGCGACCGCCTGTCGCACCTGACCATACAAGCTCTCGATCAGCCGGGCGTCGGCTTCACGATGAGCAGCGGTGTAACCGTCTTGGGTAAAACGGTTCGCCGCAGCCTTGTATTCGCCCCTGGCGACGACCTGCGCCTCGATACCGGCCTTCTCCAGGGCGTCCCGCAGAAAGAGGGCATTGGTGGCGAAGCCGACTAGCCCGACTGTCCCCGACGATTGCATCCAGACTTCGCTGAACGCCGATGCCAGATAGTAGGACAACGTTCCGGGATAGGTCTCAGCCCACGCCACCGATGGCTTTACCGCGGTGAAGGCCGCGATGGCCTCCCGCAACTCTTGAACCGGGCCGGCTGGGGCGGGTGGAAGCTGAACGCGCGCAATCAATCCTGCTATTCGCCGGTCCTCGGCGGCACGGTGGATCGCGTCCACGGCTTCGCGAAGGGTCAGCGGCCGGCCACTTCCGGTAATAACCGTCAGCGGGTCGAAGCCCCCGGTTTCGGGCGGCACAGATTGCAGGTCGAATTCCAGCACGCAGCCATTCGGCACCCCGTGGTGGCGGACGGTATCGACGCGGCGAGCCAAAGCCCGCACGTCATCGATGCCGGGAACGCCAGGCAGAAAACTTAACATGAATCGAGCGTACCGATGCCCGCTGCGGCTCCGCCGTTGATCGCCCATACGGTGGCAGGGTGAGGTTCCCGGCCTCGATTCCCGGGCTGATTCCACTGGCGTGCACAGCCCTGGGCAACCGGATGTCTTTCACCGAAGGGCTGCAAGGCAGCCGGTCCGACGCGTCTGCTCGCGCTAGAGTTCGGTAACCGAACCACCCGCGGCCGTGATCTTCTCACGGGCGCTGCCGCTGAATTTGTGTGCGGTCACGTCGACCTTCACGGTCAGCTTGCCGTCACCGAGCACTTTCACCAGCGAGTTCTTGCGAACGGCTCCTTTTGCCACGAGGTCGTCGACCCCGATGGCGCCGCCCTCTGGGAAGAGCCGGTTGATGTCACCGACGTTGACGATCTCGTATTCGGTGCGAAAGCGGTTACGGAAGCCCCTCAACTTCGGTAGCCGCATGTGGATGGGCATCTGGCCGCCCTCGAAGGTGACGGCCACCTTCTTACGGGCCTTGGTGCCCTTGGTGCCGCGCCCGGCGGTCTTGCCCTTGGAGCCGTCGCCGCGACCGACGCGGGTTCGTTTGGTTTTCGCCCCCGGAGCAGGCCGCAGGTCGTGAAGTTTGATCGTCATTTCTTCTTACCTCCGCCTGTCACCTCGACGGGCTGTACCTCGACGAGGTGACGCACCACCGCGATCAGCCCCCGGGTCTGCGGGTTATCGTCGCGGATCACCGAATGGCGGATCCGCCGTAAGCCCAAGGTGCGCAAGCTTTCCCGCTGCTTCCAGCGGGCGCCGATAGCGCTGCGTACCTGTGTGATCTTTAGCTGAGCCATGGCTATGCCGTTCCCTCACGTGGCGCGCTCGCTGCCAATGCTTCGCTTTCGCGGCGCGCCTTGAGCATGCGGGACGGTGCGACGTCTTCGATCGGCAGCCCGCGGCGAGCGGCGACCTCCTCGGGCCGCTGCAGCATCTTCAGTGCGGCCACCGTGGCGTGCACCACATTGATTGCATTATCGCTGCCCAGTGACTTGGCCAAAATGTCCCGTACACCAGCACATTCCAGTACCGCCCGGGCGGCGCCCCCGGCGATCACACCGGTACCGGGGCTGGCGGGGCGCAGCAGCACTACCCCGGCGGCGGCCTCACCCTGCACGGGATGGGTGATGGTGCCGGCGATGAGCGGCACCCGGAAGAAGTTTTTGCGCGCCTCTTCGACCCCTTTGGCGATCGCGGCGGGGACTTCTTTGGCCTTGCCGTAACCGACCCCGACCATCCCGTTGCCGTCGCCGACGATGACCAGTGCGGTGAAGCTGAACCGCCGACCCCCCTTGACCACCTTGGAGACGCGGTTGATGGCGACGACTCGTTCCAGGTAGTTGGTTTTGTCGCCGTCCCGCTCGCGCGCCCGGCCGCTCTCGCGGCTCCTGCGGCTCTCGCGCCCTTCGGCTCGTCCTTCGCCACGGGTCGCGCCGCCGGTGTCCGGAGCGCCACCCCCCGAAGTCGGCTGCTCCGTCATGATGCAGTCCTTCCAGTCTCGTTCACAAAGTCAGCCATTTAGAACTTCAACCCGCTTTCCCGCGCCGCGTCGGCCAGCGCCGCAATCCGACCACCGTATTTGTACCCGCCGCGGTCGAATACCACGGTTTCGATCCCAGCGGCCTTGGCCCGCTCGGCAATCAGCTGTCCGACCCGCACGCTGCGGGCCTTCTTGTCACCCTGCACGCCGCGCACGTCGGGCTCGATCGAGGAGGCGGCCGCCAGGGTGGTGCCGTTCAGGTCGTTGACTAGCTGCACGTGGATGTGCCGCGCGGACCGGTGAACCACCAGCCGCGGACGTTCCGGGGTGCCCGAAATCTTTTTGCGCAGCCGCGCGTGCCGGCGTAGCCGTGCGGCTCGCCGGGCTGCAGCGACGCTCTGCCCCACCGGCTTTCCGGGCGCCTTCCCCGATTGTGTTGCAGCCATGACTACTTCCCTGTCTTTCCGACCTTGCGGCGCACCTGCTCGCCCTCGTAGCGCACACCCTTGCCCTTGTACGGGTCGGGGCGACGCAACCGGCGGATGTTCGCAGAGATTTGGCCGACCTTCTGCTTGTCGATCCCGGAGATCGAGAATTTGGTGGGCGATTCGACGGCGAATGTGATGCCTTCGGGCGCCTCGACTACCACGGGGTGGCTATAGCCCAGCGCGAATTCCAGGTTGTTGCCGCGCAGTTGGACGCGGTAACCCACTCCGAAGATCTCCATTTTCGTCGTGTAGCCCTGCGTCACACCAGTGACCAAATTGGATACCAGGGTGCGCGACAGCCCGTGCAGTGAGCGGCTGCGTCGCTCGTCGTTGGGGCGGCTGACCACGATCGCGCCGTCTTCGTTGCGCGACACCGTGATCGGTTCCGCGACGGTTAACGACAGTGTGCCCTTCGGGCCTTTCACCGACACGTTTTGGCCGTCGATTGTCACGTCCACGCCCGCGGGCACCGGAATCGGTTGCTTACCAATACGCGACATAGCGTTAACTTCCCCTCACCACACGTATGCGAGGACTTCGCCGCCCACGCCCTCTCTGGCCGCCTGACGGTCGGTAAGCAGGCCCGAGGACGTCGAAATGATCGCCACACCCAGGCCGCCGAGGACCCGCGGCAGGTTGGTGGATTTCGCGTAGACCCGCAGTCCCGGCTTGGACACCCGGCGCAGACCCGCCAGGCTGCGTTCGCGGTTTGGCCCGTACTTGAGTTGAATGACGAGCGCTTTGCCCACCCGAGCGTCTTCGACGCGGTAATCGGCAATGTACCCCTCGTTTTTGAGGATCTCGGCGATGTTGGCCTTGATC encodes:
- the rpsE gene encoding 30S ribosomal protein S5; translated protein: MTEQPTSGGGAPDTGGATRGEGRAEGRESRRSRESGRARERDGDKTNYLERVVAINRVSKVVKGGRRFSFTALVIVGDGNGMVGVGYGKAKEVPAAIAKGVEEARKNFFRVPLIAGTITHPVQGEAAAGVVLLRPASPGTGVIAGGAARAVLECAGVRDILAKSLGSDNAINVVHATVAALKMLQRPEEVAARRGLPIEDVAPSRMLKARRESEALAASAPREGTA
- the sppA gene encoding signal peptide peptidase SppA gives rise to the protein MLSFLPGVPGIDDVRALARRVDTVRHHGVPNGCVLEFDLQSVPPETGGFDPLTVITGSGRPLTLREAVDAIHRAAEDRRIAGLIARVQLPPAPAGPVQELREAIAAFTAVKPSVAWAETYPGTLSYYLASAFSEVWMQSSGTVGLVGFATNALFLRDALEKAGIEAQVVARGEYKAAANRFTQDGYTAAHREADARLIESLYGQVRQAVAASRKLEPEAVDALADRAPLLRDDAVAAGLVDRIGFRDEAYARIAQLVGAEGISPETGDADTDEKAPPRLYLARYARASGPRLTPPAPPIPGRKPKPIVAVVTVSGHILSGRGGPGLLPWGPSTAGADAIAAALREAAAADSVSAIVLRVDSPGGTVHAAETIWRAVGKARERGKPVVASMGAVAASGGYYISTAADAIVANPGTITGSIGVMAGKLVARDLKNRLGLRTDAVRTNANADAESIDTPFTPEQRAKVEAEADLCYTDFVQRVAEGRKMSTAAVDAVAQGRIWTGEDALERGLVDELGGLRTALRRAKILSGLDEDADVRVVSYPGSALWEFLRPRPSSQPAAVSLADTVATLLSRSVARVIEQSERALSGANALWLGETRF
- a CDS encoding class I SAM-dependent methyltransferase, which translates into the protein MTRTDNDTWDLASSVGATATMVATGRAMATKADRPLINDPFAEPLVRAVGIDLFTRLASGELTPADLEDGAGANRMADNMAVRTKFFDEFFLDATNAGITQAVILAAGLDSRAYRLPWPAGTTVYEIDQPQVIEFKSRTLAELGVKPTAFRRAVAIDLRDDWPTALRAAGFDPDKPTAWSAEGLLGYLPPEAQDRLLDTITTLSAPGSRIATESGPNRDPAAVERMKERMRTISQRWREHGLDLDMTELIYFGDRNEAAQYLADHGWQLTGTSIRDLFAANGLPPVDDNDIPFADRHYVSGTLG
- the rpmD gene encoding 50S ribosomal protein L30, which codes for MAQLKITQVRSAIGARWKQRESLRTLGLRRIRHSVIRDDNPQTRGLIAVVRHLVEVQPVEVTGGGKKK
- a CDS encoding SAM-dependent methyltransferase produces the protein MARTDDDTWDLASSVGATATMIAAGRALATNSGLIDDPFAAPLVRAVGLEFFVKMIDGVLDLSEIEDASPARMQAMIDGIAVRTRYFDGHVIEAMNAGVRQAVILAAGLDARAYRLAWPVDTVVYEVDQPQVIDFKTATLAGLGAKPTATRRTVGIDLRSDWPAALRAAGLDPTVPTVWLAEGLLIYLPAQAQDRLFDNITALSVPGSTIATEYVPGIKDFDPDRARELSRPLRDHGVDIDMPSLVYAGERSHVVDYLEGKGWDMSSVSRTQLFVRDGFDVPAAEDDDPLGEIIFVSGRLRA
- the rpsH gene encoding 30S ribosomal protein S8 encodes the protein MTMTDPIADFLTRLRNANAAYHDEVRLPHSKIKANIAEILKNEGYIADYRVEDARVGKALVIQLKYGPNRERSLAGLRRVSKPGLRVYAKSTNLPRVLGGLGVAIISTSSGLLTDRQAAREGVGGEVLAYVW
- a CDS encoding SDR family NAD(P)-dependent oxidoreductase, with the protein product MAGKRVLLTGASSGVGAALARRLAARGAVVGLIARRSRRLAEVLADCRRTSAASTMWVADLAETTKVGQLALEAWETLGGIDVLVNNAAIPKRRVVTVLDPAEVEAVMRVNFFAPMRLSLAVLPRMLERGTGVIVNVASVGGRLGIVHEAAYCASKFALCGWSESMAVDLQGTGVTVKLIQPGPVDTEIWDQPGNEEPLYHGPKVLADEVADGIIAALGSDRFEHYLPDMKAVVDAKNADVDAYLAGAAAMARR
- the rplO gene encoding 50S ribosomal protein L15; translation: MTIKLHDLRPAPGAKTKRTRVGRGDGSKGKTAGRGTKGTKARKKVAVTFEGGQMPIHMRLPKLRGFRNRFRTEYEIVNVGDINRLFPEGGAIGVDDLVAKGAVRKNSLVKVLGDGKLTVKVDVTAHKFSGSAREKITAAGGSVTEL
- the rplR gene encoding 50S ribosomal protein L18; its protein translation is MGQSVAAARRAARLRRHARLRKKISGTPERPRLVVHRSARHIHVQLVNDLNGTTLAAASSIEPDVRGVQGDKKARSVRVGQLIAERAKAAGIETVVFDRGGYKYGGRIAALADAARESGLKF
- the rplF gene encoding 50S ribosomal protein L6 → MSRIGKQPIPVPAGVDVTIDGQNVSVKGPKGTLSLTVAEPITVSRNEDGAIVVSRPNDERRSRSLHGLSRTLVSNLVTGVTQGYTTKMEIFGVGYRVQLRGNNLEFALGYSHPVVVEAPEGITFAVESPTKFSISGIDKQKVGQISANIRRLRRPDPYKGKGVRYEGEQVRRKVGKTGK